A window of the Geomonas agri genome harbors these coding sequences:
- a CDS encoding PilZ domain-containing protein: MTTDRRNFSRVDFRVSALLQAEGMAVKGDVTDVSLHGLYMETQERIPVGTPVEVTIYLSAAPDPVVINVKGTVARLVEGGIGCAFDKMDVESFAHLRSIISYQGGDESKVMAEFSEYVVKKMHDE; encoded by the coding sequence ATGACGACAGATAGGCGTAACTTTTCACGCGTCGATTTCAGGGTCTCCGCGCTGTTGCAGGCGGAGGGAATGGCAGTCAAGGGGGACGTGACGGACGTGAGTCTGCATGGTCTCTACATGGAGACCCAGGAGCGGATCCCGGTCGGCACACCGGTCGAGGTGACCATCTACCTTTCCGCGGCGCCCGACCCGGTCGTCATCAACGTGAAGGGGACGGTAGCGCGCCTGGTCGAAGGCGGCATCGGCTGTGCCTTCGACAAGATGGACGTCGAATCCTTCGCCCATCTGCGCAGCATTATCTCCTACCAGGGGGGCGACGAGTCCAAGGTTATGGCTGAGTTTTCGGAGTACGTGGTCAAGAAGATGCACGATGAGTAA
- a CDS encoding HD domain-containing protein produces MSNVVPLPDLAPLRDWFSSYCDSFRTSDLELQRNFDLKQEHTRNVCRDALLIAQGMGPRFEMLAEVAALCHDLGRFPQFRDYHTFKDSESLNHAHLSAQVMKQHHVLDFLPAEERGCIEVAVRMHNAFLVPEAIPAVTANLLRLLRDADKLDIWRVFIEYFNTPEAERASGAGLGFPDLPGCSAEPLAAVSAGRMVQLSALKSLNDFKLLQVSWIYDINYPATLRLIRERSVLEHFRAILPQDREVLDVLAQVGGYLEEKLRESAH; encoded by the coding sequence ATGAGTAATGTCGTACCTCTGCCGGACCTGGCGCCGCTGCGCGACTGGTTCAGCTCCTACTGCGACTCCTTCCGCACCTCCGATCTGGAGTTGCAGCGCAACTTCGACCTGAAGCAAGAGCATACCCGCAATGTCTGCCGCGACGCCCTGCTCATCGCACAGGGGATGGGGCCGCGTTTCGAGATGCTGGCCGAGGTGGCCGCACTCTGCCACGACCTCGGCCGCTTCCCCCAATTCCGGGATTACCACACCTTCAAGGACAGCGAATCGCTGAACCACGCTCACCTCTCTGCGCAAGTCATGAAACAGCACCATGTGCTCGACTTCCTTCCCGCTGAGGAGCGCGGCTGCATCGAGGTCGCCGTCCGCATGCACAACGCTTTCCTGGTGCCGGAAGCGATCCCCGCAGTGACGGCGAACCTGCTTAGACTGCTGCGCGATGCCGACAAACTGGACATCTGGCGCGTCTTCATCGAGTACTTCAACACTCCGGAGGCTGAGCGCGCGTCCGGCGCTGGCCTTGGCTTCCCCGATCTTCCCGGCTGCTCCGCCGAACCGCTGGCTGCCGTGTCCGCCGGCAGGATGGTTCAGCTCTCCGCCCTCAAGAGCCTCAACGACTTCAAACTGCTGCAGGTCTCCTGGATCTACGACATCAACTACCCCGCGACCCTGCGGCTGATCCGGGAGCGTTCGGTGCTGGAGCACTTTCGCGCCATACTTCCGCAGGACCGGGAGGTCCTCGATGTGCTGGCGCAGGTGGGCGGCTACCTCGAGGAGAAGCTGCGCGAGTCTGCGCACTGA
- a CDS encoding class II fructose-bisphosphate aldolase: MTATSSDFVKALEVGRPPNVAKLFPNSKALLVSGKVIDRAMNAKGHALALAANGRNHFVIRGVLAAAQKANAAVIIEIAKSEGGQKAYCPVNYWNMARQVDAVANELGITIPVAIHADHYGIKGEADVKSAKVEIPSMFDAGITSIAIDASHLPDEENLLANIELNSIIPGWAGLETEVGEIKGKEGLSTVPEALFLIRGLNAHGIFPDWIALNNGTTHGIEASDAGIQVELTAQIHEAIKQYGVNGAQHGTSGNSYERLREIAQKTRTTKANVATALQFVSWGLEVNDYGNAKLDENGNFIKVKGEGMTEELWAEMVAFADSKGWKKGDYKNLNLPFENKLLAQTKDVRDRMCKRVEDFAYNLIANVFNAADTAPLAIDAILKAGSYDLGPKGKRIENPAEWTKDLLPKQAQGLSKDKGPEGNFED, encoded by the coding sequence ATGACTGCAACATCTTCAGATTTCGTCAAAGCGCTGGAAGTAGGGCGTCCCCCCAACGTAGCGAAACTCTTCCCCAATTCAAAAGCACTCCTGGTCAGCGGCAAGGTCATCGACCGTGCCATGAACGCCAAGGGACATGCCCTGGCCCTGGCAGCCAACGGCCGAAACCACTTCGTCATCCGCGGGGTGCTCGCCGCCGCCCAGAAGGCCAACGCAGCCGTCATCATCGAGATCGCCAAGAGCGAGGGTGGCCAGAAGGCATATTGCCCGGTCAACTACTGGAACATGGCCCGCCAGGTGGACGCCGTTGCCAACGAGCTCGGCATCACCATCCCGGTCGCCATCCACGCCGACCACTACGGCATTAAGGGCGAAGCGGACGTCAAGTCGGCAAAGGTCGAGATCCCGAGCATGTTCGATGCCGGTATCACCTCCATCGCCATCGATGCCTCGCACCTCCCCGACGAGGAGAACCTCCTCGCCAACATCGAGCTCAACAGCATCATCCCGGGCTGGGCCGGTCTCGAGACCGAGGTGGGCGAGATCAAGGGGAAAGAGGGGCTCTCCACCGTTCCCGAGGCGCTCTTCCTGATCCGCGGCCTCAACGCCCACGGCATCTTCCCTGACTGGATCGCCCTCAATAACGGCACCACCCATGGCATCGAGGCTTCCGACGCTGGTATCCAGGTGGAGCTGACCGCACAGATTCACGAGGCGATCAAACAGTACGGCGTCAACGGCGCCCAGCACGGCACCTCCGGCAACAGCTACGAGAGGCTGCGCGAGATCGCCCAGAAGACCCGCACCACTAAGGCCAACGTGGCGACCGCCCTGCAGTTCGTCTCCTGGGGCCTCGAGGTCAACGACTATGGCAACGCCAAGCTCGACGAGAACGGCAACTTCATCAAGGTGAAGGGTGAGGGGATGACCGAGGAGCTCTGGGCCGAGATGGTGGCCTTCGCCGATTCCAAGGGATGGAAGAAGGGCGATTACAAGAACCTCAACCTCCCGTTCGAGAACAAGCTTTTGGCCCAGACCAAGGACGTGCGCGATCGCATGTGCAAGAGGGTGGAGGATTTCGCCTACAACCTCATCGCTAACGTCTTCAACGCTGCCGACACCGCGCCGCTTGCCATCGATGCCATCCTCAAGGCCGGCTCCTACGACTTGGGCCCCAAAGGGAAGCGGATCGAGAACCCGGCGGAATGGACCAAGGACCTGCTCCCCAAGCAGGCCCAGGGCCTTTCCAAGGACAAGGGGCCCGAAGGCAACTTTGAGGACTAG